Proteins encoded within one genomic window of Gallus gallus isolate bGalGal1 chromosome 1, bGalGal1.mat.broiler.GRCg7b, whole genome shotgun sequence:
- the GOLGB1 gene encoding golgin subfamily B member 1 isoform X1, whose product MLSRLSGLANTVLQELSGDGGDAVTDSESSVTVEPSELGGGGMEEAPEDVLERLAHTEKLVVQLKDLIREKDALLQQKETVLKEEREAADAKLMKLKLQAKAKLASLNKRIEELTEKGPLLPAQAVPEEQVCAKCQNSQNAGEEHRDKAEGLEEQLREQEEAVKDLKEQLALAKMNLKDAEVKYASQLSSLQEVIQEKEALLQEQAHQHQAELLRTAAKADQEAEVQQNLRTLQRKLEEREEALLGQTQAVELLQQELREAEQQNQVLRDQCQKMAADLSSLKDVLDAERRASQDLRERMELEVAERKLCSHRLQEEAQCLSEQLEEARAAQAELERYRGLEQKQRLEIEEKNLQISCLKAAEQELQSSYAALVAENDQLKQEVGQLLVLSAESSTAMQNLQESSQLVLPEPQQEAAMVAENSENKNGGSEVKMQDIQVLEASPSCIDCSATSEGMSGEMVNSEGQKPSGDTSVPPEARADGFPNGGEQFTEEDCPSGTGECLGAEKQKELSVLLLELKEAQEEIAFLKGQLKDPNSQTSAINRAGGEANQLEENSQMWLLEREEQKVSSTQNELDNSSLQRETEIEPINVLQENKADLQEVPQETSVHGTGEMGATREASAAFPEPGTSQSQELINLQNQITELQMILQKSEESYKKDLGERDAEIDRLNQLAEEYRKKVEDSESSFCALAEERDQLLCQMKSLSTMTELQKVKQLEEELALSEKQRLSDSQSSLLKEQIQSLKNEFKSKEIKIEALQKDLDEAQLQLSDQDMQLKDMRSQIQKKECEALDLEQLLRKYRAEMEELSQSLASKGREAAGLEQLVAERSRCIESLQQTLLEKEEQMTEISLSMSERMVLLNEEKFSLETELKSLREQTSLLLKAQEEKDPNTEAEDTYPNCEASEQQREREAECKEGEIAASELEVLKRENEQVKRKLQAALVNRKELLRKVSKLENKLVQLKMEPESGTSMAQEAEGEEHMTSGVSQGVNLESSPREEYLIQLLSEKESELLSIWKELLDKEATEAQLQAVIEEMKQSLQGRTDIDSNKVEIMGSQTIADKLTETNEGPKGDEEYEENNAAATNLEENQMSALKERISTLEQEKEQLQKKLQEALVSRKDTIKKAQEKDRHHREQLKQQKDDYNTLQEQFDMQMKEKESIQAQLRQLQEQRGSTEGVPGNQGSLDPSCLGAGDSTNSELVQVMDVSGEEFKAELEKLQVEKEELEHKVSRMEGELACKSELVFNLQERIAQLLPETEGLTRTSDQAEAETARLRRELEEDQVEDSREDSLEDLKTLMHQKDEEIEFLNLQLREKCEALTDAQAQLLEKEDSVKSLCSQIEAQAQAHEEQSKRLQTELLEIQHKQDDDAEAAKQKNQMQRKLQAALISRKEALKESKSLKEELENAKGTIENLCVKLNNMESQIGGHVKETGTLTEKIASLTEEREKLIAEVNKVLGENQDLDGCCKNLKSTLDGVLIEKEKQEKEMESLKCLHAAENTEWQEKHGELQKEYETLLQSYENVSNEAERIQRVLETARQEKQEIFMKLKSAEAKKEEMDKQLQEAEQEIDGMKEKMRKFAKSKQQKILELEEENEKLRAEMQSTAGDLHRTDDGAFLPNASLKEELESSRRDYQSLSTQLEAVMVEKESLTQEITDLKHHLQLTESKLEESRELLDKYVSPKITGEETNQAVATPPPIERTENQVCLSFRPKSPNAELEQKAFEGSSPPEDLNTYIKEIAVLTERITELEESRRASEQQLNDIRRSVETLEGEKRALETQMEAKVLELNVLRDTVAKMEETVQNTKEDLIRMTELKDALEAEKDDLEERLMNQLAELNGSIGNYQQDATDSQLENEQLKHELQSLQRAVHELEEEKCQMAKEKSKASSENQKEYLEKLKRTWREDSSTHVKELQELLKQKQQEIKQLQKDCIKSQEKISSLERTVKALEFVQSESQKDLEAAKETLAKATEDTKKAQAELARCRVVLDDTQSEAARVLAESIKVKEELRANKESILIQMKKKDEDVERRLEREKDKHSKEMKNMEEKLAALQREKDYMEATVRDVQGSLTTKDREAKELEGSLNKTLAQLAAFTRSMSSLQDDRDRVIDESKTWEKKFTETIQKKEEEIRLKEETCVMLKDQMKQMTTQVEELQVHISRLECNKKDWESESRREIQQHQETCEMLQVEKKELLNQLEGSQKLYSESQDEQQKLESEIRSLKEQLADLQSSFARCELVRGELENTVKQQENSIQNLKFSCEQLEADLQASKDLTNKLHEETSAKDQKIISLLSAKEEAVTAALSELQQQHSEDITLLEHRLSKEEEDKKALEIEKSKLNDKLDHLTEKMKELREESKQQKAQLDSFTKSMSSLQDDRDRILREYKQLEERHLVIILEKDQIIQEAAAENNKLKEEIRVLHSQMDDLNSENAKLSADLVRYREDLNQVISIKDSQQKQLLKTQLQRIQALEKEKAVMETQLKESERTQDDLKKRMEALREDKVSMSQEVETLTSSLSRAQSEMTALAEGSPIMECQAQLKAREEEAQELHRKLALSQQRITELEGELVSVQKDATRRVGEAEDRLRKELKHLHHDAGIMRNETETAEERVAELARDLMEMEQKLLAVTDENKDLRAQIQSFGKSMSSLQDSWDQTNEELQSLKQKYSADLEEQQNLAENLQQKILQLQEEQNSTARDRDTLRSELTEMQKAADERGLLAQIEDLKQKIRAKDDELLRLSSELEGSSNQVKSFSKAMASLQDERDRLLDELDKTRKVEEVRQQAEGSTVTTPSEVLSLKKALSSLQNDRDRLVRELKNLQQQYIQVGVESAENSRLKAQVQEYQQEADKQQRRQEQLEQECISYQQELQQLRQEKTTWEEQNGSIKEQCLMLIAEKEQQLSHLQQVVQEMRPPLSKAQDVEKQYQKKINPEAVRGDFSSLEAETKHLRAQLSDSLKELHQKELRIQQLNSKLSQVYEEKNALSLQLRGSGRSISESHQQYSEVLSRCLVLEKQLQELQAADKSMGSFATDAAPGAPQEKNEPGGSYTPELQELQLRLSETEHLHSSTKQDLRYLEEQLEEERERRVAAEEALSAAQDQISRLESGEWTSSLSTSIDMAPGHEHSLLIDSVDNNFSKTRNIPGLRRLLRSVFRSRTHLPMLVAMYLLALHVLLFLCFTGHL is encoded by the exons ATGCTGAGCCGTTTGTCAGGTTTGGCGAATACTGTTCTACAAGAGCTGTCTGGTGATGGTGGAGATGCAGTTACTGACTCTGAGTCCTCTGTCACT GTAGAGCCttcagagctgggaggaggaggcatGGAGGAGGCACCGGAGGACGTGTTGGAACGGTTGGCACACACTGAAAAGCTGGTTGTGCAGCTGAAGGATTTGATCCGAGAGAAGGATGCCCTGCTCCAGCAAAAGGAAACTGTGCTCAAG gaggaACGCGAAGCTGCGGATGCAAAGCTGATGAAGCTGAAACTTCAGGCCAAAGCCAAGCTGGCATCTCTGAACAAACGCATCGAGGAGCTGACAGAGAAGggccctctgctgcctgcacaggCCGTGCCAGAAGAGCAAGTGTGTGCTAAG TGTCAGAATAGCCAAAATGCAGGAGAAGAGCACAGGGACAAAGCTGAGGGTCTGGAAGAGCAGCTCAGGGAGCAAGAAGAGGCTGTTAAGGATCTGAAGGAGCAGCTGGCTTTAGCCAAGATGAATCTGAAAGATGCTGAAGTCAAATATGCATCACAg ctgagCTCGCTGCAGGAAGTAATTCAGGAGAAGGAAGCTCTCCTCCAGGAGCAGGCTCACCAGCACCAAGCTGaactgctgagaacagcagccaAGGCAGATCAGGAAGCAGAGGTGCAGCAG AACCTGCGTACACTGCAGAGGAAGCTGGAGGAGCGAGAAGAAGCTCTGCTGGGACAAACGCAGGCAGTggaactgctgcagcaggagctacGTGAGGCTGAGCAACAAAACCAG GTGCTCCGAGATCAGTGCCAGAAGATGGCAGCGGATCTGAGCTCTCTGAAAGATGTGCTGGATGCAGAGAGACGAGCATCTCAGGATCTCAGGGAGAGGATGGAGCTGGAAGTGGCCGAGAGGAAGCTGTGCTCCCATCGCTTGCAGGAAGAGGCGCAGTGtctttcagagcagctggaagaggcAAGAGCAGCACAAGCAGAATTAGAGAGGTATAGAGGCTTGGAGCAGAAACAGAGACTGgaaattgaagagaaaaatctacAGATCAGTTGTCTTAAGGCAGCTGAACAAGAGCTCCAGTCTAGCTATGCTGCCCTCGTAGCTGAGAACGATCAGCTGAAGCAGGAGGTTGGCCAGCTGTTGGTGCTgtctgctgaaagcagcacagcaatgcAGAATCTACAAG AGAGTTCCCAACTTGTTCTCCCGGAGCCTCAGCAGGAAGCTGCAATGGTTGCAGAAAATTCAGAG AACAAGAACGGTGGATCTGAGGTGAAAATGCAAGACATACAGGTTCTGGAAGCTTCGCCCTCTTGCATAGACTGCTCTGCTACTTCTGAAG GTATGTCAGGAGAGATGGTGAATTCTGAAGGGCAAAAGCCTTCTGGTGACACTTCGGTCCCACCTGAG GCAAGAGCAGATGGCTTTCCCAATGGAGGTGAGCAGTTTACTGAAGAAGACTGCCCGTCTGGAACTGGAGAATGTCTTGgtgcagagaaacagaaagagctgTCAGTTTTGCTGCTGGAACTGAAAGAAGCTCAAGAAGAAATTGCATTTCTAAAAGGACAGCTCAAGGACCCAAACAGCCAAACTTCTGCAATTAACCGAGCAGGAGGAGAAGCTAACCAGCTGGAAGAGAATTCCCAGATGTGGCTTCTTGAGAGGGAGGAGCAAAAGGTATCAAGTACACAAAATGAGTTGGACAATAGCTCAttacagagagaaacagaaatagagCCAATTAATGtgcttcaggaaaacaaagccGATCTTCAAGAAGTACCCCAAGAGACCTCTGTTCATGGCACAGGGGAAATGGGAGCAACACGGGAAGCCTCTGCAGCATTTCCAGAGCCAGGCACCTCTCAATCTCAAGAGCTCATAAATCTGCAGAACCAAATTACGGAACTGCAGATGATTCTGCAGAAATCGGAAGAATCCTATAAGAAAGATCTGGGAGAAAGAGATGCTGAAATAGATAGACTAAACCAGTTGGCTGAAGAATACAGGAAAAAGGTGGAGGATTCTGAGAGCTCGTTCTGTGCTTTGGCTGAAGAGAGAGATCAGCTCCTGTGTCAGATGAAGAGCCTTTCTACCATGACAGAACTGCAGAAGGTGaagcagctggaggaagaactagctctttctgaaaagcagaggctGTCAGACAGTCAGAGCAGTCTTCTGAAGGAACAAATCCAAAgccttaaaaatgaatttaaatccAAAGAGATTAAAATCGAAGCTTTACAGAAAGATTTGGATGAAGCGCAACTTCAGCTTTCTGATCAGGACATGCAACTAAAAGACATGCGAAGCCAGATCCAGAAGAAGGAATGTGAAGCACTTGATCTGGAACAACTGCTAAGGAAATACAGGGCTGAGATGGAAGAGCTTTCCCAAAGCTTAGCCTCCAAAGGCCGCGAAGCAGCAGGCCTAGAGCAGCTTGTTGCTGAACGTAGCAGGTGTATAGAGAGCCTGCAGCAAACCCtgctggagaaagaagagcagatgACAGAGATCAGCCTCAGCATGTCTGAAAGAATGGTACTGCTGAATGAAGAGAAGTTTTCTCTAGAAACTGAGCTGAAGAGTCTCAGAGAGCAAACAAGTCTCTTATTAAAAGCCCAGGAGGAAAAAGACCCTAACACAGAAGCGGAAGATACATATCCGAACTGTGAAGCATCTGAGCAGCAGCGTGAGAGAGAAGCAGAATGCAAGGAGGGTGAGATAGCAGCAAGTGAGCTTGAGGTTCTGAAACGGGAAAATGAGCAAGTAAAGCgaaagctgcaggcagcacttgTCAACAGGAAGGAGCTTCTAAGGAAGGTTAGCAAATTGGAGAACAAGTTGGTACAGTTGAAGATGGAGCCTGAGTCAGGAACCTCAATGGCTCAAGAAGCTGAAGGGGAAGAACATATGACAAGTGGGGTAAGCCAAGGAGTGAATCTTGAAAGCTCTCCCAGGGAGGAGTATCTAATCCAGCTGCTTTCCGAAAAGGAATCTGAGCTGCTAAGCATTTGGAAGGAGCTGCTGGATAAGGAAGCTACTGAAGCACAGTTACAGGCAGTGATTGAGGAAATGAAGCAAAGCTTGCAAGGTAGGACAGACATTGATTCAAATAAGGTTGAAATCATGGGCAGTCAGACAATTGCTGACAAACTAACTGAAACCAATGAAGGCCCAAAAGGTGAtgaagaatatgaagaaaacaacGCAGCAGCTACAAATCTTGAAGAAAACCAGATGTCTGCTCTGAAAGAGAGAATATCAACTCttgaacaagaaaaagaacagcttCAGAAGAAGCTTCAGGAAGCCCTGGTGTCTCGCAAAGACACTATAAAGAAGGCTCAAGAAAAAGACAGGCATCACAGAGAACAGCttaaacagcagaaagatgATTACAACACCCTGCAAGAACAATTTGATAtgcaaatgaaagagaaggaaagcatcCAAGCTCAGCTCAGACAACTCCAGGAACAGAGAGGATCAACAGAGGGTGTTCCTGGGAATCAGGGCTCTTTGGATCCTTCATGCTTGGGAGCAGGAGATTCTACAAACAGTGAACTTGTGCAAGTCATGGATGTTTCTGGGGAAGAATTTAAAGCAGAACTTGAAAAATTGCAGGTGGAGAAGGAGGAGTTGGAACATAAGGTCAGCCGTATGGAAGGTGAACTAGCTTGCAAATCAGAATTAGTCTTTAATTTGCAAGAGCGCATAGCGCAGTTGTTACCAGAGACAGAAGGGCTGACTAGAACCTCTGACCAAGCTGAAGCTGAGACTGCCAGACTTCGGAGAGAACTGGAGGAAGATCAAGTGGAAGATTCTAGAGAAGACAGTTTGGAAGACCTGAAAACGCTAATGCATCAAAAGGATGAAGAAATTGAATTCCTTAACTTGCAGTTAAGGGAGAAATGTGAAGCTCTCACTGATGCACAGGCACAGTTGCTGGAAAAAGAAGATTCTGTCAAGAGTCTGTGTAGTCAGATTGAAGCTCAAGCTCAGGCACACGAGGAACAGAGCAAGCGACTGCAAACCGAGCTGCTTGAAATTCAACACAAGCAAGATGATGATGCAGAAGCAGCTAAACAGAAGAATCAAATGCAGAGAAAGTTGCAAGCTGCGCTTATCTCTAGAAAAGAGGCATTAAAGGAGAGTAAGTCACTGAAAGAGGAATTGGAGAATGCCAAAGGTACTATTGAGAATCTTTGTGTCAAGTTGAACAATATGGAAAGCCAAATAGGTGGCCATGTTAAAGAAACAGGTactttaacagaaaaaatagcaaGTCTCACTGAAGAGCGTGAAAAACTTATTGCAGAAGTTAATAAGGTCCTTGGAGAAAATCAGGATCTTGACGGATGCTGTAAAAACCTGAAATCGACACTAGATGGAGTTCTCATAgagaaggagaagcaggagAAGGAGATGGAGTCCTTGAAGTGCCTGCACGCTGCTGAGAACACTGAGTGGCAAGAGAAACACGGGGAGCTTCAGAAAGAGTATGAAACTCTTCTGCAGTCATATGAGAATGTGAGTAATGAGGCTGAGCGGATTCAGCGTGTTTTGGAAACCGCGAGGCAGGAAAAGCAGGAGATTTTCATGAAGCTGAAAAGTgctgaagcaaaaaaagaggaaatggatAAGCAGCTGCAAGAAGCTGAACAGGAGATTGATggaatgaaggagaaaatgaggaaatttGCAAAATCAAAGCAACAAAAGATTCTGGAACTAGAGGAGGAGAATGAGAagctcagagcagagatgcAGTCCACAGCTGGGGATCTGCACAGGACTGACGATGGAGCTTTCCTTCCAAACGCCAGCCTGAAAGAAGAGCTGGAGAGCTCTAGGAGGGATTATCAGTCTCTTTCTACTCAGCTAGAGGCAGTAATGGTTGAAAAGGAGTCTCTTACTCAAGAGATCACAGACTTAAAACATCACTTGCAGTTAACAGAATCCaagctggaagaaagcagagagctgttAGACAAGTATGTTTCCCCAAAGATAACAGGGGAAGAAACAAATCAGGCAGTTGCTACACCACCACCAATAGAGAGGACTGAAAATCAAGTGTGCTTAAGTTTTAGACCAAAGTCTCCTAATGCAGAGCTGgaacaaaaagcttttgaagGTAGTAGCCCGCCTGAGGATCTTAATACCTACATAAAGGAAATAGCTGTCCTCACAGAGCGGATCACTGAACTAGAGGAGAGTAGGAGGGCTTCAGAGCAACAGCTGAATGATATCCGCAGGAGTGTTGAGACTTTAGAAGGTGAGAAACGGGCTTTAGAGACCCAAATGGAAGCAAAAGTCCTTGAATTAAATGTTCTCCGGGACACAGTAGCGAAGATGGAAGAAACGGTCCAAAACACCAAGGAGGACCTCATCAGGATGACAGAACTGAAGGACGCTCTAGAGGCTGAGAAGGATGATTTGGAGGAAAGGCTCATGAATCAGCTGGCAGAACTTAATGGCAGTATTGGAAATTATCAGCAAGATGCAACAGACTCCCAGCTTGAAAATGAGCAGCTGAAACATGAGCTTCAGAGTTTGCAGAGAGCAGTACATGAactggaggaggagaaatgtCAGATggcaaaggagaaaagtaaaGCAAGTTCAGAAAACCAAAAGGAATATTTGGAGAAGTTGAAACGCACTTGGAGGGAAGACAGCAGCACACATGTAAAGGAgcttcaggagctgctgaagcagaagcagcaggagattaagcagctgcagaaggactGTATTAAAAGCCAGGAGAAGATCAGTAGTTTAGAAAGAACTGTTAAAGCTCTGGAATTTGTCCAGAGTGAGTCTCAGAAAGATTTGGAAGCAGCCAAAGAGACTTTAGCTAAAGCAACAGAAGACACCAAGAAAGCCCAAGCAGAGCTTGCTCGCTGCAGAGTAGTGTTGGATGACACTCAGAGCGAGGCAGCGAGAGTCCTAGCAGAGAGCATCAAAGTAAAAGAAGAGTTACGGGCAAACAAAGAGAGCATTCTaattcaaatgaagaaaaaagatgaggACGTTGAGAGAAGACTGGAACGGGAGAAGGACAAGCACTcaaaggagatgaaaaatatggaagagaaactggcagctttgcagagggAGAAAGACTACATGGAAGCAACGGTTCGTGATGTTCAGGGCTCCTTGACAACAAAAGATCGAGAAGCCAAGGAACTGGAAGGCAGCCTGAACAAAACGCTGGCCCAGCTTGCAGCCTTCACCAGGAGCATGTCTTCCCTTCAGGATGATAGGGACAGAGTGATAGATGAATCCAAAACGTGGGAAAAGAAGTTCACAGAAACGATTcaaaagaaggaggaagaaatacGCTTGAAAGAGGAAACTTGTGTTATGCTGAAGGACCAGATGAAGCAGATGACTACACAAGTGGAAGAACTTCAGGTTCATATATCCAG gcTGGAATGCAACAAGAAAGACTGGGAATCAGAGTCCAGGAGGGAGATTCAGCAGCATCAAGAGACATGCGAAATGTTGCAGGTGGAAAAGAAGGAGCTTTTAAATCAGCTGGAAGGGTCTCAGAAACTATACAGTGAGTCCCAGGATGAACAGCAGAAGCTGGAGTCAGAAATCAGGAGCCTGAAAGAGCAGCTTGCTGACTTGCAGAGTTCTTTTGCCAGATGTGAACTGGTTAGAGGAGAGTTGGAGAATACAGTCAAGCAACAAGAGAACAGTATCCAGAATCTAAAATTCAGCTGTGAACAGCTTGAGGCTGATCTGCAGGCGTCCAAGGACCTGACAAATAAGCTGCATGAAGAAACGAGTGCCAAAGATCAAAAGATCATTAGTCTGCTATCTGCCAAGGAAGAGGCGGTTACGGCTGCTCTATCTGAATTACAGCAGCAACATTCTGAAGACATTACACTGTTGGAGCACAGGCTaagcaaggaggaagaagacaaaaaggCTTTGGAAATTGAGAAGAGCAAACTTAATGATAAACTTGATCATCTcactgaaaagatgaaagaactCAGAGAAGAAAGTAAACAGCAGAAGGCACAACTGGACTCCTTCACCAAGTCCATGTCATCTCTGCAGGATGACAGAGACCGTATATTGAGAGAGTACAAACAGCTGGAGGAACGCCACCTCGTTATAATCTTGGAAAAAGACCAGATAATCcaagaggctgctgctgaaaaCAATAAGCTGAAGGAGGAAATCAGAGTTCTTCATAGCCAGATGGATGACCTCAACTCAGAGAACGCCAAGCTGAGTGCAGACCTGGTACGGTATAGAGAAGATCTGAACCAAGTCATTTCAATTAAGGATTCCCAACAGAAGCAACTTCTCAAAACTCAGCTTCAGCGAATCCAGGCTCtggaaaaggagaaggcagTCATGGAAACACAGCTGAAGGAGTCTGAGCGTACGCAGGACGATCTCAAGAAGCGCATGGAAGCCTTGAGAGAGGATAAAGTCAGTATGTCTCAAGAGGTTGAAACCCTTACATCCTCTCTGTCCCGAGCTCAGAGCGAGATGACAGCACTAGCTGAGGGGAGTCCTATCATGGAGTGTCAAGCACAGCTCAAGGCCCGAGAGGAAGAGGCACAAGAACTGCATCGTAAGCTTGCACTCTCACAGCAAAGGATAACTGAACTTGAGGGAGAGCTGGTAAGTGTTCAGAAGGATGCAACCAGGAGAgtgggagaggctgaggacagGCTCAGAAAGGAATTGAAGCACCTGCATCATGATGCTGGGATAATGAGGAATGAAACAGAAACGGCAGAGGAGAGAGTAGCAGAGTTGGCACGGGACCTCATGGAGATGGAACAGAAACTTCTTGCAgtcacagatgaaaacaaagatcTCAGAGCCCAAATTCAGTCTTTCGGGAAGTCCATGAGCTCTCTTCAGGATAGCTGGGACCAGACCAATGAAGAGCTTCAatctttgaaacagaaatattctgcAGACTTGGAGGAACAACAAAATCTAGCAGAGAATCTCCAGCAAAAGATCCTTCAGTTACAAGAAGAGCAAAATTCCACTGCCCGGGACCGAGACACATTGAGGTCTGAGcttacagaaatgcagaaagccGCTGATGAAAGAGGCCTCTTGGCTCAGATTGAGGATCTTAAGCAGAAGATCAGAGCCAAAGATGATGAGCTTCTCCGTTTGTCTTCAGAACTGGAAGGCTCTTCCAACCAAGTCAAATCTTTCTCCAAGGCTATGGCAAGCCTGCAGGACGAGAGAGACCGTCTGCTAGATGAACTGGACAAAACACGTAAGGTGGAAGAAGTGAGGCAGCAAGCAGAAGGGAGCACTGTCACCACTCCATCAGAAGTGCTGAGTCTTAAGAAGGCTCTGTCCTCCTTGCAGAACGACAGAGACAGATTA GTGAGGGAGCTGAAGAATCTACAGCAGCAATACATACAGGTTGGGGTAGAATCAGCTGAAAACTCTCGCTTGAAGGCACAAGTGCAGGAATATCAGCAAGAGGCAGATAAACAGCAGCGCCGCCAAGAGCAGCTGGAGCAAGAGTGTATTTCCTACCAGCAGGAGCTTCAGCAGCTAAG GCAAGAGAAAACTACTTGGGAAGAGCAGAATGGCAGCATCAAAGAGCAATGCCTGATGCTCATAgcagaaaaagagcagcagctgagccacTTGCAGCAGGTCGTGCAAGAAATGAGGCCACCCCTGAGCAAGGCTCAAGATGTAGAGAAGCAGTACCAAAAGAAG ATCAATCCAGAAGCAGTGAGAGGTGACTTCTCAAGCCTGGAAGCAGAGACCAAACATCTGAGGGCTCAGCTAAGTGACAGCCTGAAAGAGCTGCACCAAAAAGAGCTCCGAATTCAGCAGTTAAACAGCAAG CTGTCTCAGGTCTACGAAGAGAAAAATGCCCTCTCCCTCCAACTGCGCGGCAGTGGCCGAAGCATCAGTGAGAGTCACCAGCAGTACAGCGAGGTTCTGAGCCGCTGCCTGGTGCTGGAGAAACAGcttcaggagctgcaggctgcggACAAGAGCATG GGGTCATTTGCAACTGACGCTGCTCCTGGGGCACCCCAAGAAAAGAATGAGCCTGGAGGCAGTTACACACCGGAGctacaggagctgcagctgag GTTGTCCGAAACTGAGCACTTACATAGCAGCACGAAGCAGGATCTGAGGTacctggaggagcagctggaggaggagcgGGAGCGCCGTGTGGCTGCCGAGGAagctctctctgcagcacaggatCAGATCAGCAG GTTGGAGTCGGGTGAGTGGACGTCCTCCCTAAGCACTAGCATCGACATGGCTCCAGGTCACGAGCATTCCTTGCTGATTGACTCCGTGGATAATAATTTCAGCAAA